The following are encoded together in the Cynocephalus volans isolate mCynVol1 chromosome 4, mCynVol1.pri, whole genome shotgun sequence genome:
- the CTSW gene encoding cathepsin W: protein MTRTAHLCCLLALSVAGLAQGIGSSLRAQDPGTWPLELKEVFRLFQIQFNRSYSNPAEQARRLDIFTHNLAQAQRLQEEGLGTAEFGVTPFSDLTEEEFGQLYGHRRATGGIPVGRNVGSENQGESTPATCDWRKAAGIISSIKDQKNCNCCWAMAAAGNIESLWGIKHRQSVEVSVQELLDCDRCGDGCSGGFVWDAFITVLNNSGLASEKDYPFRGDTKTHRCQARKYKKVAWIQDFLMLPDNEQIMAHHLATHGPITVTINMKLLQQYQKGVIRAKPSTCDPQQVNHSVLLVGFGRTKSVEWAETGSFQSKSRRFTSYWILKNSWGADWGEEGYFRLHRGSNTCGITKYPLTARVDLPVKKHPVSCPP from the exons ATGACACGAACTGCCCACCTCTGCTGCCTCTTGGCCCTCTCGGTAGCAGGCCTAGCCCAAGGCATTGGGAGCTCCCTCCGAGCCCAG GACCCAGGTACCTGGCCACTGGAGCTGAAAGAGGTCTTCAGGTTGTTCCAGATCCAGTTCAACCGGAGTTACTCAAACCCAGCAG AGCAAGCTCGCCGCCTGGACATCTTTACCCACAACCTGGCCCAGGCTCAGCGGCTGCAGGAGGAGGGTTTGGGCACAGCCGAGTTTGGGGTGACTCCATTCAGTGACCTCACAG AGGAGGAGTTTGGTCAGCTCTATGGGCATCGAAGGGCAACTGGAGGGATCCCCGTGGGCAGAAACGTAGGGTCTGAAAATCAGGGGGAGTCAACGCCCGCCACCTGTGACTGGCGGAAGGCGGCCGGCATCATCTCTTCCATCAAGGACCAG AAAAACTGCAACTGCTGCTGGGCCATGGCGGCTGCAGGTAACATCGAGTCCCTGTGGGGCATCAAACACCGCCAGTCCGTGGAAGTCTCTGTGCAGG AGCTGCTCGACTGTGACCGCTGTGGGGATGGCTGCTCGGGGGGCTTTGTCTGGGACGCGTTCATAACTGTCCTCAACAACA GTGGTCTGGCCAGTGAAAAGGACTACCCATTCAGGGGGGACACCAAAACCCACAGGTGCCAAGCCAGGAAGTACAAGAAGGTGGCCTGGATCCAGGATTTCCTCATGCTGCCGGACAACGAGCAGA TCATGGCCCACCACCTGGCCACCCATGGCCCCATCACCGTGACCATCAACATGAAGCTACTGCAG caATACCAGAAGGGTGTAATCAGGGCCAAGCCCAGCACCTGTGACCCCCAGCAAGTGAATCACTCCGTCCTGCTGGTGGGCTTTGGTAGGACCAAGTCAGTGGAGTGGGCAGAGACAGGCTCGTTCCAGTCTAAATCTCGCCGCTTCACCTCGTACTGGATCCTGAAGAACTCCTGGGGGGCCGACTGGGGCGAGGAG GGCTATTTCCGGCTGCACCGAGGGAGCAATACCTGTGGCATCACCAAGTACCCGCTCACTGCCCGCGTGGACCTACCAGTTAAGAAGCACCCAGTCTCCTGCCCTCCCTGA
- the FIBP gene encoding acidic fibroblast growth factor intracellular-binding protein produces MTSELDIFVGNTTLIDEDVYRLWLDGYSVSDAVALRVRSGILEQTGATAAVLQSDTMDHYRTFNMLERLLHAPPKLLHQLIFQIPPSRQALLIERYYAFDEAFVREVLGKKLSKGTKKDLDDISTKTSITLKSCRRQFDNFKRVFKVVEEMRGSLVDNIQQHFLLSDRLARDYAAIVFFANNRFETGKKKLQYLSFGDFAFCAELMIQNWTLGAVDSHVDDMDMDLDKEFLQDLKELKVLVADKDLLDLHKSLVCTALRGKLGVFSEMETNFKNLSRGLVNVAAKLTHNKDVRDLFVDLVEKFVEPCRSDHWPLNDVRLFLNQYSASVHSLDGFRHQALWDRYMGTLRGCLLRLYHD; encoded by the exons ATGACCAGCGAGCTGGACATATTCGTGGGGAACACGACTCTTATCGACGAGGATGTGTATCGCCTCTGGCTGGATGGTTACTCGG TGAGCGATGCGGTGGCCCTGCGGGTGCGCTCGGGAATCCTGGAGCAGACTGGCGCCACCGCAGCGGTGCTGCAGAGCGACACCATGGACCACTACCGCACCTTCAACATGCTCGAGCGCCTGCTGCATGCGCCGCCCAAGCTGCTGCACCAGCTCATCTTTCAGATCCCGCCCTCCCGGCAGGCGCTGCTCATCGAGAG GTACTACGCCTTTGACGAGGCCTTTGTTCGGGAGGTCTTGGGCAAGAAGCTGTCCAAGGGCACCAAGAAAGACCTGGACGACATCAGTACCAAAACAAGCATCACCCTCAAGAGCTGCCGGAGACAG TTTGACAACTTTAAGCGAGTCTTCAAGGTGGTGGAGGAAATGCGGGGCTCCCTGGTGGATAACATCCAGCAACACTTTCTTCTCTCCGACCGGTTGGCCAG GGACTATGCAGCCATTGTCTTCTTTGCCAACAACCGCTTTGAGACAGGGAAGAAAAAACTACAGTATCTAAGCTTTGGCGACTTTGCCTTCTGTGCTGAGCTCATGATCCAGAACTGGACCCTTGGAGCCGTCG ACTCCCATGTGGATGACATGGACATGGATTTAGACAAGGAGTTTCTCCAGGACTTGAAAGAACTCAAGGTGCTAGTGGCTGACAAGGACCTTCTGGACCTGCACAAGAG CCTGGTGTGCACCGCCCTCCGAGGAAAGCTTGGCGTCTTCTCTGAGATGGAAACCAACTTCAAG AATCTGTCCCGGGGGCTGGTGAATGTGGCCGCCAAGCTGACCCACAATAAAGACGTCAGAGACTTGTTTGTGGATCTGGTCGAGAAG TTCGTGGAACCCTGCCGCTCCGACCACTGGCCACTGAATGACGTGCGGCTCTTCCTGAATCAGTATTCGGCATCTGTCCACTCCTTGGATGGCTTCCG GCACCAGGCCCTGTGGGACCGCTACATGGGCACCCTCCGTGGCTGCCTCCTGCGCCTCTATCACGATTGA
- the DRAP1 gene encoding dr1-associated corepressor isoform X2: MPSKKKKYNARFPPARIKKIMQTDEEIGKVAAAVPVIISRALELFLESLLKKACQVTQSRNAKTMTTSHLKQCIELEQQFDFLKDLVASVPDMQGDGEDNHMDGDKGARRGRKPGNSSRKNGGMGSKGKDKKLSGTDSEQEDESEDTDTEGEEETSQPPPQASHPPAHFQSPPTPFMPFASTLPLPPAPPGPSAPDAEDEEDYDS; the protein is encoded by the exons ATGCCGAGCAAGAAGAAGAAGTACAACGCGCGGTTCCCACCG GCGCGGATCAAGAAGATCATGCAGACGGACGAAGAGATTGGGAAGGTGGCGGCGGCTGTACCTGTCATCATCT CGCGGGCGCTCGAGCTTTTCCTGGAGTCGCTGTTGAAGAAGGCCTGCCAGGTGACCCAGTCCCGAAACGCCAAGACTATGACTACGTCCCACCT gaagcagTGCATTGAGCTGGAGCAGCAGTTTGACTTCTTGAAAGACCTGGTGGCGTCCGTGCCTGACATGCAGGGGGACGGGGAAGACAACCACATGGATGGGGACAAGGGTGCTCGCAG GGGTCGGAAGCCAGGCAACAGCAGCCGGAAGAACGGTGGGATGGGAAGCAAAGGCAAGGACAAGAAGCTGTCGGGGACAGACTCGGAGCAGGAG GATGAGTCTGAAGACACAGATACTGAGGGGGAAGAGGAGACATcgcagcccccaccccaggccagcCACCCCCCTGCCCACTTTCAAAG CCCCCCGACACCTTTCATGCCCTTTGCCTCTACTCTGCCTTTGCCTCCAGCGCCCCCAGGCCCCTCAGCACCTGATGCAGAGGATGAAGAGGATTATGACTCCTAG
- the DRAP1 gene encoding dr1-associated corepressor isoform X1, translating into MPSKKKKYNARFPPARIKKIMQTDEEIGKVAAAVPVIISRALELFLESLLKKACQVTQSRNAKTMTTSHLKQCIELEQQFDFLKDLVASVPDMQGDGEDNHMDGDKGARRWTVPSRRGRKPGNSSRKNGGMGSKGKDKKLSGTDSEQEDESEDTDTEGEEETSQPPPQASHPPAHFQSPPTPFMPFASTLPLPPAPPGPSAPDAEDEEDYDS; encoded by the exons ATGCCGAGCAAGAAGAAGAAGTACAACGCGCGGTTCCCACCG GCGCGGATCAAGAAGATCATGCAGACGGACGAAGAGATTGGGAAGGTGGCGGCGGCTGTACCTGTCATCATCT CGCGGGCGCTCGAGCTTTTCCTGGAGTCGCTGTTGAAGAAGGCCTGCCAGGTGACCCAGTCCCGAAACGCCAAGACTATGACTACGTCCCACCT gaagcagTGCATTGAGCTGGAGCAGCAGTTTGACTTCTTGAAAGACCTGGTGGCGTCCGTGCCTGACATGCAGGGGGACGGGGAAGACAACCACATGGATGGGGACAAGGGTGCTCGCAG ATGGACTGTACCTTCCCGAAGGGGTCGGAAGCCAGGCAACAGCAGCCGGAAGAACGGTGGGATGGGAAGCAAAGGCAAGGACAAGAAGCTGTCGGGGACAGACTCGGAGCAGGAG GATGAGTCTGAAGACACAGATACTGAGGGGGAAGAGGAGACATcgcagcccccaccccaggccagcCACCCCCCTGCCCACTTTCAAAG CCCCCCGACACCTTTCATGCCCTTTGCCTCTACTCTGCCTTTGCCTCCAGCGCCCCCAGGCCCCTCAGCACCTGATGCAGAGGATGAAGAGGATTATGACTCCTAG
- the FOSL1 gene encoding fos-related antigen 1: MYRDFGEPGPSSGAGSAYGGPAQPSAAAPASAQQKFHLVPSIHAVSGSQELQWTVQPHFLGPGSYPRPLAYPQYSPPQPRPGVIRALGPPPGVRRRPCEQISPEEEERRRVRRERNKLAAAKCRNRRKELTDFLQAETDKLEDEKSGLQREIEELQKQKERLELVLEAHRPICKIPEGARERDEGATSSTSSPPAPCCPVPCISLSPGPVLEPEALHTPTLMTTPSLTPFTPSLVFTYPSTPEPCASAHRKSSSSSGDPSSDPLGSPTLLAL; encoded by the exons ATGTACCGAGACTTCGGGGAACCCGGACCGAGCTCCGGCGCCGGCAGCGCGTACGGCGGCCCCGCGCAGCCCTCCGCCGCGGCGCCGGCGTCAGCACAGCAG AAGTTCCACCTCGTGCCAAGCATCCACGCTGTGAGTGGCAGCCAGGAGCTGCAGTGGACGGTGCAGCCCCATTTCCTGGGGCCTGGCAGCTACCCCAGGCCTCTGGCCTACCCCCAGTACAGCCCCCCACAGCCCCGGCCGGGAGTCATCCGGGCCTTGGGGCCACCTCCAGGGGTGCGTCGCAGGCCCTGTGAACAG ATCAGCCCGGAGGAGGAGGAACGCCGCCGAGTGAGGCGCGAGAGGAACAAGCTGGCCGCGGCCAAGTGCAGGAACCGGAGGAAGGAACTGACCGACTTCCTGCAGGCG GAGACCGACAAACTGGAGGATGAGAAATCCGGGCTGCAGCGAGAGATTGAGGAGTTACAGAAACAGAAGGAGCGCCTGGAGCTGGTGCTGGAAGCCCACCGACCCATCTGCAAAATCCCGGAAGGAGCCAGGGAGAGGGATGAAGGCGctaccagcagcaccagcagcccACCAGCCCCCTGCTGCCCTGTACCTTGTATCTCCCTGTCCCCGGGGCCTGTGCTTGAACCCGAGGCATTGCACACCCCCACACTCATGACCACACCCTCCCTCACTCCTTTCACCCCCAGTCTGGTCTTCACCTACCCCAGCACCCCTGAGCCCTGCGCCTCAGCTCATCGCAagagtagcagcagcagtggagACCCATCCTCTGACCCCCTCGGCTCCCCGACCCTCCTCGCTTTGTGA
- the C4H11orf68 gene encoding UPF0696 protein C11orf68 homolog isoform X1 → MAAAAAAVAGAGREGSGADSRQERSRARGWAGAERSEGRSRMEPGEELEEEDSPGGREDGFTAEHLAAEAMAADMDPWLVFDARTTPATELDSWLAKYPPSQVTRYGDPGSPNSEPVGWIAAYGQGYIPNSGDVQGLQAAWEALQTSGRPITPGTLRQLAITHHVLSGKWLMHLAPGFKLDHAWAGIARAVVEGRLQVAKVSPRAKEGGRQVICVYTDDFTDRLGVLEADSAIRAAGIKCLLTYKPDVYTYLGIYRANRWHLCPTLYESRFQLGGSARGSRVLDRANNVELT, encoded by the exons atggcggctgcggcggcggccgtggcgggggcggggcgcgaAGGCAGCGGCGCGGATTCCCGGCAGGAGCGGAGCCGGGCCCGGGGCTGGGCAGGCGCCGAACGCAGCGAAGGCCGGAG CAGGATGGAGCCAGgtgaggagctggaggaggaggactCTCCAGGCGGCCGTgaggatggcttcactgctgagcATCTGGCTGCGGAGGCCATGGCAGCCGACATGGACCCTTGGCTGGTGTTTGATGCCCGCACCACGCCTGCCACTGAGCTGGATTCCTGGTTGGCCAAGTACCCACCATCCCAAGTTACTCGCTATGGGGACCCGGGTTCACCCAACTCTGAGCCTGTGGGCTGGATCGCAGCCTATGGGCAGGGTTACATCCCCAACTCGGGCGACGTGCAGGGTCTGCAGGCAGCCTGGGAGGCTCTGCAGACCAGTGGGCGGCCCATCACACCAGGTACCCTGCGCCAACTGGCCATCACTCACCACGTGCTCTCGGGCAAGTGGCTAATGCACCTGGCACCTGGCTTCAAGCTGGACCACGCCTGGGCTGGCATTGCCCGGGCCGTGGTTGAGGGCCGGCTTCAGGTGGCCAAGGTGAGCCCCCGGGCCAAAGAGGGTGGGCGCCAGGTCATCTGTGTTTACACGGATGACTTCACGGACCGCTTAGGTGTACTGGAGGCAGATTCCGCCATCCGTGCAGCAGGCATTAAGTGCTTGCTTACCTACAAGCCTGATGTCTACACCTACCTGGGCATCTACCGGGCCAACCGCTGGCATCTCTGCCCCACTCTCTATGAGAGCCGTTTCCAGCTGGGGGGCAGTGCCCGTGGCTCCCGTGTGCTGGACCGTGCCAACAATGTGGAACTGACCTAG
- the C4H11orf68 gene encoding UPF0696 protein C11orf68 homolog isoform X2 → MAAAAAAVAGAGREGSGADSRQERSRARGWAGAERSEGRRMEPGEELEEEDSPGGREDGFTAEHLAAEAMAADMDPWLVFDARTTPATELDSWLAKYPPSQVTRYGDPGSPNSEPVGWIAAYGQGYIPNSGDVQGLQAAWEALQTSGRPITPGTLRQLAITHHVLSGKWLMHLAPGFKLDHAWAGIARAVVEGRLQVAKVSPRAKEGGRQVICVYTDDFTDRLGVLEADSAIRAAGIKCLLTYKPDVYTYLGIYRANRWHLCPTLYESRFQLGGSARGSRVLDRANNVELT, encoded by the exons atggcggctgcggcggcggccgtggcgggggcggggcgcgaAGGCAGCGGCGCGGATTCCCGGCAGGAGCGGAGCCGGGCCCGGGGCTGGGCAGGCGCCGAACGCAGCGAAGGCCGGAG GATGGAGCCAGgtgaggagctggaggaggaggactCTCCAGGCGGCCGTgaggatggcttcactgctgagcATCTGGCTGCGGAGGCCATGGCAGCCGACATGGACCCTTGGCTGGTGTTTGATGCCCGCACCACGCCTGCCACTGAGCTGGATTCCTGGTTGGCCAAGTACCCACCATCCCAAGTTACTCGCTATGGGGACCCGGGTTCACCCAACTCTGAGCCTGTGGGCTGGATCGCAGCCTATGGGCAGGGTTACATCCCCAACTCGGGCGACGTGCAGGGTCTGCAGGCAGCCTGGGAGGCTCTGCAGACCAGTGGGCGGCCCATCACACCAGGTACCCTGCGCCAACTGGCCATCACTCACCACGTGCTCTCGGGCAAGTGGCTAATGCACCTGGCACCTGGCTTCAAGCTGGACCACGCCTGGGCTGGCATTGCCCGGGCCGTGGTTGAGGGCCGGCTTCAGGTGGCCAAGGTGAGCCCCCGGGCCAAAGAGGGTGGGCGCCAGGTCATCTGTGTTTACACGGATGACTTCACGGACCGCTTAGGTGTACTGGAGGCAGATTCCGCCATCCGTGCAGCAGGCATTAAGTGCTTGCTTACCTACAAGCCTGATGTCTACACCTACCTGGGCATCTACCGGGCCAACCGCTGGCATCTCTGCCCCACTCTCTATGAGAGCCGTTTCCAGCTGGGGGGCAGTGCCCGTGGCTCCCGTGTGCTGGACCGTGCCAACAATGTGGAACTGACCTAG
- the CCDC85B gene encoding coiled-coil domain-containing protein 85B, translating into MEAEASGLEELTDEEMAALGKEELVRRLRREEAARLAALVQRGRLMQEVNRQLQGHLGEIRELKQLNRRLQAENRELRDLCCFLDSERQRGRRAARQWQLFGTQASRAVREDLGGCWQKLAELEGRQEELLRENLALKELCLALGEEWGPRGGSGGAGGSGAGPTPELALPPCGPRDLGDGSSSTGSVGSPDQLPLACSPDD; encoded by the coding sequence ATGGAGGCCGAGGCAAGCGGCCTGGAGGAGCTGACGGACGAGGAGATGGCGGCCCTGGGCAAGGAGGAGCTGGTGCGGCGCCTGCGGCGTGAGGAGGCGGCGCGCCTGGCGGCACTGGTGCAGCGCGGCCGCCTAATGCAGGAGGTGAATAGGCAGCTGCAGGGTCACCTGGGCGAGATACGCGAGCTCAAGCAGCTCAACCGGCGCCTGCAGGCCGAGAACCGCGAGCTGCGCGACCTCTGCTGCTTCCTGGACTCGGAGCGCCAGCGCGGGCGGCGCGCAGCGCGCCAGTGGCAGCTCTTCGGGACCCAAGCATCCCGGGCCGTGCGCGAGGACCTGGGCGGCTGTTGGCAGAAGCTGGCCGAGCTGGAGGGCCGCCAGGAGGAGCTGCTGCGGGAGAACCTGGCGCTAAAGGAGCTCTGCCTGGCGCTGGGCGAGGAGTGGGGTCCCCGTGGCGGCTCCGGCGGTGCGGGGGGCTCAGGCGCAGGGCCAACACCCGAGCTCGCCCTGCCCCCCTGCGGGCCCCGCGATCTAGGTGATGGAAGCTCCAGCACCGGCAGCGTGGGCAGTCCCGATCAGTTGCCCCTGGCCTGCTCCCCCGATGACTGA